A stretch of Edaphobacter lichenicola DNA encodes these proteins:
- a CDS encoding WD40/YVTN/BNR-like repeat-containing protein: protein MITIRDVGPTRNTFGYSTGHSASGRMTCLDGSADGSRLYAGSFAGVWRSDDGGQNWFQLTWPQPPFGTVQGEIPGALFAPHVFDLAISPADPNIVLASALDSQFADGRDGIYRTTDGGVTWTLVHKTSFPANVAFAPDDGSLAYAAMGFDGIGLSSNGGATWSIKAVHAWHVAIAPLEANGTRRIYTVGDSIISYSTDGGTTWTQDAGVSTINLVRNALSTFRKFCDPTDGGLGGFGGSTDISFLAGAGGRVLAIEPGNPTRVYMATEGAANGPSFYYGKVADGTICNTVCERLAGEASLWVGDFSQFSATNPMAQWVQLQGPPVYFGTTSPSGVAIVRTKKTSSGFLLFFSDCSHVHVSAGTPTTVTSWHRLDGEDASVARQANPHHGNVVFVHPDPHGIAFTSDFEVTITPATGVDFPYNQCSVLDQYIGGTIWMANDGGVHWCADGGKNANSWNWPLGLETLDPVNIAGLFGIGNTPALYFGCGDNEDFFSRNGGVNWGDPGSGCGDCDTWFSDTATADRVIQFLPKRQPDDPSVVGCIGVIVSGDSSQYPDASDTGSKTFPPSTQLVAVGPPPKLVAYASSGRVLRGYRPVIKTLATEAALADGDYLFINQDLNTRVSTLLRTNSIRSIKLMSDWLDTTKAAAVGPALPMGVDLVQTSGGHFTTVFYVGDGTGKVGDGTGNVWKLDSSSNTWKQIVPNLTAPTPVGSALRWFADPYDPNGIYVLDSNGVKVSVDGGLSWFSDALLTNALTAGGMLTISASLLQDMQFSRGERQTRFVFGAAGVSCTMDFGISWFPVLNSIALPGRPESGFFDPISDLTDRAVYVECEGRSVLRIGGLPELPPFQPPPVFDLMQFAALDY from the coding sequence ATGATCACGATCAGAGACGTAGGACCGACGCGCAATACGTTTGGATACTCGACGGGACACTCTGCGAGTGGACGGATGACGTGTCTCGACGGGTCTGCAGATGGCAGCCGCTTGTATGCGGGAAGTTTTGCCGGGGTGTGGCGGTCGGACGACGGCGGACAGAACTGGTTTCAGCTGACATGGCCGCAGCCTCCGTTCGGAACGGTGCAGGGCGAGATTCCGGGGGCTTTGTTTGCTCCGCATGTATTCGACCTGGCGATATCGCCTGCGGACCCGAACATCGTGCTGGCGTCAGCGCTGGACAGTCAGTTCGCGGATGGGAGAGATGGGATCTACCGGACCACAGACGGAGGGGTGACGTGGACGCTGGTTCACAAGACTTCCTTTCCTGCCAATGTCGCGTTTGCTCCCGATGACGGGTCGCTGGCTTATGCTGCAATGGGGTTCGATGGGATAGGTTTGAGTTCCAACGGGGGAGCTACGTGGTCGATAAAAGCTGTTCACGCGTGGCATGTCGCGATTGCGCCACTGGAGGCGAATGGGACGAGACGTATTTATACGGTTGGAGACAGCATCATCTCGTATTCCACGGATGGTGGAACGACGTGGACGCAAGATGCGGGAGTTTCGACTATCAATCTTGTGCGTAATGCCTTGAGTACTTTTCGCAAGTTCTGCGATCCGACTGACGGGGGGCTTGGAGGATTCGGCGGCTCGACGGATATCTCGTTTTTGGCCGGAGCGGGTGGGAGGGTTCTGGCGATTGAACCGGGGAATCCGACGAGAGTGTATATGGCGACGGAGGGAGCGGCCAATGGTCCGAGCTTTTATTATGGGAAGGTGGCCGATGGAACGATTTGCAACACGGTCTGCGAACGACTGGCGGGAGAGGCGAGCCTGTGGGTTGGTGACTTCAGCCAGTTCAGCGCAACGAATCCGATGGCGCAGTGGGTTCAGCTTCAGGGACCACCGGTTTACTTTGGGACGACCTCTCCGAGTGGCGTAGCTATCGTTCGGACGAAGAAGACCAGCAGCGGGTTTCTATTGTTCTTTTCGGATTGCAGCCATGTGCATGTGTCGGCGGGAACTCCGACGACGGTGACTTCGTGGCATCGGCTGGACGGCGAAGATGCTTCGGTGGCAAGACAGGCGAATCCCCATCACGGCAACGTTGTTTTCGTGCATCCGGACCCGCACGGAATTGCTTTCACATCTGACTTTGAGGTCACGATTACGCCGGCGACGGGTGTGGATTTTCCGTACAACCAGTGCAGCGTTCTCGACCAATACATCGGCGGGACGATATGGATGGCGAATGACGGAGGGGTGCACTGGTGCGCGGACGGGGGAAAGAATGCGAACAGTTGGAATTGGCCGCTGGGTTTAGAGACGCTCGATCCGGTGAATATTGCGGGGCTGTTCGGCATTGGGAATACTCCGGCACTTTATTTTGGCTGTGGCGACAATGAAGATTTTTTCAGCCGCAACGGCGGGGTGAATTGGGGCGATCCAGGGTCGGGGTGCGGAGATTGCGATACGTGGTTCAGTGACACAGCGACGGCGGATCGAGTGATTCAGTTTTTGCCAAAACGGCAGCCAGATGATCCGAGCGTGGTGGGATGCATCGGGGTTATTGTGAGCGGGGATTCGTCGCAGTATCCCGATGCGAGCGATACCGGTAGCAAGACGTTTCCTCCATCGACGCAGCTCGTTGCGGTGGGTCCGCCGCCGAAGTTAGTGGCGTATGCATCTTCAGGGCGGGTGCTGCGGGGTTATCGGCCGGTTATAAAGACGCTGGCGACGGAGGCGGCGCTGGCGGACGGAGATTATCTATTCATCAACCAGGATTTGAATACAAGGGTCTCGACTCTGCTGCGGACGAACTCGATCCGTTCGATTAAGCTGATGAGCGATTGGCTCGACACGACAAAGGCTGCGGCGGTGGGTCCGGCGTTGCCGATGGGCGTGGATCTTGTGCAGACAAGCGGCGGGCATTTTACGACGGTGTTCTATGTTGGAGACGGTACCGGCAAAGTTGGAGACGGTACGGGCAATGTGTGGAAGCTGGATTCCAGTTCCAACACATGGAAGCAGATCGTTCCGAATCTTACCGCGCCGACGCCAGTGGGCTCCGCCCTGAGATGGTTTGCGGATCCGTATGATCCGAATGGGATTTATGTGCTCGATTCGAATGGGGTAAAGGTATCGGTGGATGGAGGTCTGAGCTGGTTCAGCGACGCCTTGTTGACAAACGCACTGACGGCGGGAGGAATGCTGACGATTTCGGCGTCGCTTCTGCAGGATATGCAGTTCTCTAGGGGAGAGCGTCAGACGCGGTTTGTGTTCGGAGCGGCGGGCGTCTCGTGCACCATGGATTTCGGGATCTCATGGTTTCCAGTCCTGAATTCGATTGCGCTGCCGGGCCGGCCGGAGTCGGGATTCTTCGATCCGATTTCGGACCTGACGGACCGAGCAGTGTACGTGGAGTGCGAAGGGCGCAGTGTGTTGCGCATCGGCGGGCTACCTGAACTGCCTCCGTTCCAGCCGCCGCCGGTCTTCGATCTGATGCAGTTCGCCGCACTTGATTATTGA
- a CDS encoding dolichyl-phosphate beta-glucosyltransferase, translating to MAHPQLSIVIPAYNESARIEHALDRVLSCVAEQGWDAEVLVVDDGSTDDTAAIVQRWMTEHPRLHLVQNPGNRGKGYSVRNGLLQAAGEIVMFTDADLSAPMEEAERLIAALNDGADVAIGSRWLDRTRQTIHQPLYRQFFGRCFNWVTRTVMGLPFKDTQCGFKAFKRSAAQVIFRLQTIERWGFDPEILFIARKLKYVIREVPVTWGHDERSRMSYLKDGIKMLEDMARIRGNFMAGRYDKAIAAMKDTSAMVTPQVEQVVKVSSAEVR from the coding sequence ATGGCACATCCACAGTTGAGTATCGTAATTCCGGCATACAACGAGAGCGCTCGTATCGAGCATGCTCTGGATAGGGTGCTGTCGTGTGTCGCGGAACAGGGTTGGGATGCGGAGGTGCTGGTCGTCGACGACGGTTCAACCGATGATACCGCTGCCATAGTGCAACGTTGGATGACGGAGCATCCGCGGCTTCACCTAGTGCAGAATCCCGGCAATCGCGGCAAAGGCTACTCTGTGCGTAATGGCCTTCTCCAGGCCGCAGGTGAGATAGTCATGTTCACGGACGCTGATCTCTCGGCTCCGATGGAAGAGGCCGAACGCCTTATCGCCGCTCTGAACGATGGGGCAGATGTGGCAATCGGCTCCCGCTGGCTGGACCGGACCCGTCAGACGATCCACCAACCGCTCTACCGGCAGTTCTTCGGCCGCTGTTTCAATTGGGTCACTCGTACCGTCATGGGCCTGCCATTCAAAGACACGCAGTGCGGTTTCAAGGCGTTCAAGCGCTCCGCAGCTCAGGTCATCTTTCGGCTGCAGACCATCGAACGCTGGGGCTTTGACCCCGAGATCCTGTTCATCGCCCGCAAGCTGAAGTATGTCATCCGCGAGGTCCCGGTTACGTGGGGTCATGACGAACGCAGCCGCATGAGCTACCTGAAAGACGGCATCAAGATGTTGGAAGACATGGCACGCATTCGCGGTAACTTCATGGCCGGCCGGTATGACAAGGCCATCGCCGCTATGAAGGACACCAGCGCGATGGTGACTCCCCAGGTAGAGCAGGTTGTCAAGGTCAGCAGCGCTGAAGTCCGCTAG
- a CDS encoding TetR/AcrR family transcriptional regulator C-terminal domain-containing protein, producing the protein MKSRAQELLSPVSPFFTDGGKPGDVLRRFGRTIVDTYVNSDYQRLLRMMIAEVELFPDLALGFFEMGPGRGRKILKTYLSEQVQKGALKIPNVEFATEQLLGSLSGGLVIRSTLGLSPLLKTDADIEEWVEIAVSAFLKAYGRR; encoded by the coding sequence ATGAAATCGCGTGCGCAGGAACTCCTGTCCCCGGTCTCGCCCTTCTTTACTGATGGGGGGAAACCAGGGGATGTTCTTAGGAGATTTGGCAGAACGATCGTAGACACCTATGTTAATTCCGACTATCAGAGACTTCTACGCATGATGATTGCCGAAGTTGAGTTGTTTCCCGACCTGGCATTGGGCTTCTTCGAGATGGGTCCGGGCAGAGGAAGAAAGATCTTAAAGACATACCTATCCGAGCAGGTGCAGAAGGGCGCTCTCAAGATCCCCAATGTTGAATTCGCGACGGAGCAGCTGCTAGGTTCGCTCTCCGGCGGTCTAGTGATTCGATCAACATTGGGTTTGTCCCCACTACTTAAAACGGACGCAGATATTGAGGAATGGGTAGAGATAGCGGTCTCGGCTTTCTTGAAAGCCTACGGTCGACGGTAG
- a CDS encoding carboxylesterase family protein, protein MGRDSGLGFLESLRSTVAIDGGFQHGFTSYERLIQMVGAKTMNDLRKTSTDVLRKASQALCGVSGVGVHTPADLMRVSVPDELVDADSFPGWGDDVPIMFGCTENEARYFVKPGGPQLPFPQNIAIALLNFLKPGGIYSRKGVEKITTLLCGPHGPQVTDILRRSGKTPYECLDWLITEIVFREPSFQTAPRFAALRRPFYYYNFARVSPGERASRNLALHTAEIRYVFGNLTTDGQYDETDQIIADAMQSAWTGFARAEFRTSPGERHGQPLIYLLSNICLSKMDYCFDRMRPTN, encoded by the coding sequence ATGGGTAGAGATAGCGGTCTCGGCTTTCTTGAAAGCCTACGGTCGACGGTAGCAATTGATGGAGGATTCCAACATGGATTCACTAGCTACGAGCGTCTGATACAAATGGTCGGTGCGAAGACGATGAATGATCTGCGCAAGACCTCCACAGATGTCTTGCGCAAGGCATCTCAAGCTTTGTGCGGTGTCAGTGGGGTTGGGGTCCATACACCCGCTGATCTCATGCGGGTCTCAGTGCCGGATGAGCTAGTAGATGCAGATAGCTTTCCCGGCTGGGGCGATGATGTACCGATCATGTTTGGATGCACGGAGAATGAAGCGCGCTATTTCGTCAAACCCGGTGGACCGCAACTGCCTTTTCCCCAAAATATAGCGATAGCGCTCCTCAACTTCCTCAAACCCGGCGGAATTTATAGCCGGAAAGGTGTCGAAAAAATCACAACGTTGCTCTGCGGCCCGCATGGTCCGCAGGTTACGGATATCCTCCGGCGGTCCGGTAAGACACCCTATGAATGCCTCGACTGGTTGATTACCGAGATCGTCTTCAGGGAACCTTCATTCCAGACAGCCCCCCGTTTTGCCGCGCTCCGTCGCCCTTTCTACTACTACAACTTTGCTCGAGTCTCGCCCGGAGAGCGGGCCAGCAGGAATTTGGCTCTGCACACAGCAGAAATCCGATATGTGTTTGGAAATCTCACCACTGACGGCCAGTATGACGAAACGGATCAAATAATCGCCGATGCTATGCAATCTGCATGGACAGGATTTGCGAGAGCAGAGTTCCGAACGTCGCCTGGGGAGCGGCATGGCCAGCCGCTGATATACCTGCTCTCCAATATATGTCTATCGAAGATGGATTATTGCTTCGACCGTATGCGGCCAACGAACTAA
- a CDS encoding putative quinol monooxygenase, which translates to MRLFEIYANAAAYETHLQSPHFKKYKSGTAEMVKSLKLLETEPILLGAK; encoded by the coding sequence ATCAGGCTGTTCGAGATCTACGCGAACGCGGCCGCTTATGAAACACATCTCCAATCTCCGCATTTTAAAAAGTACAAAAGCGGTACTGCAGAAATGGTGAAGTCCTTGAAGCTCCTTGAAACTGAACCCATCCTATTGGGTGCGAAGTGA
- a CDS encoding aldo/keto reductase, with the protein MQKRTLGKSGLEVSALGLGCMGLSFGLGPATEKSEAMKLIRAAVERGVTFFDTAEVYGPYVNEEVVGEALAPFRKDVVIATKFGFEPDPNNDGKWTATNSRPDHIKQVVETSLKRLQTDTIDLLYQHRVDPNTPIEDTAGAVKELIQAGKVKHFGLSEAGAKTIRRAHAVQPVTALQSEYSFFWREPEQSVMPTLEELGIGFVPFSPLGKGFLTGKIDASTKFDSTDFRAVVPRFSEENRKANQALVDVVTKFAEQKKSTPAQIALAWLLAKKPWIAPIPGTTKLSRLEENLGAASIELTTEDVHTLEAASSAIKVEGERYPATHAKLIDR; encoded by the coding sequence ATGCAAAAGCGTACATTAGGAAAGAGCGGCCTCGAAGTCTCAGCACTCGGCCTCGGCTGCATGGGCTTGAGCTTCGGCCTCGGCCCCGCTACGGAAAAGTCCGAAGCCATGAAGCTTATCCGCGCCGCCGTGGAGCGCGGCGTCACCTTCTTCGACACCGCCGAAGTCTATGGCCCGTATGTTAACGAAGAAGTCGTCGGCGAAGCCCTTGCTCCCTTCCGCAAAGACGTCGTCATTGCCACCAAGTTCGGCTTTGAGCCCGATCCCAATAATGACGGTAAATGGACCGCGACCAACAGCCGCCCCGACCACATCAAGCAAGTCGTCGAAACCTCGCTCAAACGCCTGCAGACCGACACCATCGACCTCCTCTATCAGCATCGCGTGGACCCCAACACTCCCATCGAAGACACCGCCGGCGCCGTCAAGGAACTCATTCAAGCAGGCAAGGTCAAACACTTCGGCCTCTCAGAAGCAGGTGCAAAGACCATCCGCCGCGCCCATGCTGTGCAGCCCGTCACCGCGTTGCAAAGCGAGTACTCATTCTTCTGGCGCGAGCCCGAACAGTCCGTCATGCCTACACTCGAAGAGCTCGGCATCGGCTTCGTTCCCTTCAGCCCGCTCGGCAAAGGCTTCCTTACCGGCAAGATCGACGCATCCACCAAGTTCGACAGCACAGATTTCCGAGCCGTCGTCCCGCGCTTCAGCGAGGAAAACCGCAAGGCCAATCAGGCACTCGTCGACGTAGTCACCAAGTTCGCGGAGCAGAAGAAATCCACACCTGCACAAATCGCCCTTGCGTGGCTCCTCGCAAAGAAGCCGTGGATAGCCCCAATTCCCGGCACAACCAAGCTATCGCGGCTCGAAGAAAATCTCGGCGCTGCATCCATCGAACTCACTACGGAAGATGTGCACACGCTCGAAGCAGCCTCCTCGGCAATCAAGGTCGAAGGCGAACGCTACCCCGCAACCCACGCGAAGCTTATCGATCGCTAA
- a CDS encoding HU family DNA-binding protein codes for MTKADLVDKVTALGDLTRRDGEVIVDTLFDAVIGALKTGDKIEIRGFGSFRTRQRNARTGRNPKTGAKVDVPAKRVPFFKPSKELRDSVNPNGAVKSRPVAAKKAVDKEHIDPHHPPAM; via the coding sequence ATGACTAAAGCCGACCTTGTTGATAAAGTGACCGCCCTTGGAGACCTGACCCGCCGTGACGGGGAGGTTATCGTCGATACGCTCTTCGATGCTGTCATCGGAGCTTTGAAAACCGGTGACAAGATCGAGATTCGCGGCTTCGGAAGCTTCCGGACCCGTCAGCGAAATGCCCGAACGGGCCGAAACCCTAAGACTGGAGCCAAAGTCGATGTTCCGGCGAAACGGGTTCCCTTCTTCAAGCCGTCGAAGGAACTGCGTGACTCGGTCAACCCGAACGGCGCGGTGAAGTCCAGACCTGTAGCCGCGAAAAAGGCAGTCGACAAGGAACACATCGATCCGCATCACCCTCCAGCGATGTAA
- a CDS encoding SDR family NAD(P)-dependent oxidoreductase, whose amino-acid sequence MNITFENKVALVTGAASGLGLATAKAFAEAGASVVLADWNEKEVQTAAKDLASKGHKTLAVRCDVSDDAQVEAMVKQTVAKFGQLDAAYNNAGIQNVLAETADSPRDDYDRVMSINLRGVWSCMKFELQQMRKQGSGAIVNCSSLGGLIGGNQRGTYHAAKHGVIGFTKSAALEYATRGIRVNDVCPGMIQTPMSDKMIAEGQGEELDKMLKTLVPMARMGRPEEIADAVLWLCSDAASYVTGQSISVDGGYVMR is encoded by the coding sequence ATGAACATTACATTTGAAAACAAAGTCGCGCTCGTTACGGGTGCTGCGTCGGGGCTCGGCCTTGCGACGGCGAAGGCCTTCGCCGAAGCGGGAGCGTCCGTAGTGCTGGCCGACTGGAATGAAAAGGAAGTCCAGACCGCAGCTAAAGATCTCGCAAGCAAAGGCCATAAAACATTGGCCGTTCGCTGTGACGTCTCGGATGACGCACAGGTCGAGGCCATGGTAAAGCAGACCGTTGCGAAGTTTGGACAGCTCGATGCCGCTTATAACAACGCAGGCATTCAGAACGTTCTCGCCGAAACCGCTGACTCCCCGCGGGACGACTACGACCGCGTCATGAGCATCAACCTGCGCGGCGTATGGAGTTGCATGAAGTTCGAGCTCCAGCAGATGCGCAAACAAGGCAGCGGAGCGATCGTGAACTGTTCTTCGCTCGGAGGTCTTATCGGCGGCAACCAGCGCGGAACCTACCATGCCGCGAAGCACGGCGTCATCGGGTTTACGAAGAGTGCGGCTCTCGAATACGCGACGCGTGGAATCCGCGTCAACGACGTCTGCCCCGGCATGATTCAAACGCCCATGTCCGACAAGATGATCGCCGAAGGTCAGGGAGAAGAGCTGGACAAGATGCTGAAGACTCTCGTTCCGATGGCGCGAATGGGGCGCCCGGAGGAGATTGCGGATGCCGTTCTCTGGCTTTGCAGCGATGCAGCCAGCTACGTTACCGGCCAGTCGATCTCAGTCGATGGCGGCTATGTGATGCGTTAG
- a CDS encoding SCP2 sterol-binding domain-containing protein: protein MTWQGGKRGREVGPISPFARLKPLAADQDDPEKGLNKLAQALTGFGKPMLLHVRLVTGNEGERVEHWEIKAGSKDAKVQRKESKKPDVILVMRPETWTQIAQGLLAPYDALFAGKLRVGGDFEMAKDITKHLTDPRATYVSPC from the coding sequence ATGACATGGCAAGGTGGAAAAAGAGGGCGAGAAGTCGGGCCCATATCGCCCTTCGCACGATTGAAACCGCTGGCTGCAGATCAGGATGACCCCGAAAAGGGTTTGAACAAGCTGGCACAAGCACTCACAGGTTTTGGAAAGCCGATGCTGCTACACGTTCGCCTGGTTACGGGTAACGAAGGAGAACGTGTGGAACACTGGGAGATAAAGGCCGGCTCCAAGGATGCAAAGGTGCAGCGGAAGGAATCCAAGAAACCTGACGTGATTCTTGTGATGCGTCCGGAGACGTGGACCCAAATCGCGCAAGGGCTACTTGCGCCTTACGATGCTCTCTTCGCCGGAAAGCTAAGAGTGGGTGGCGATTTTGAGATGGCGAAAGACATCACAAAACATCTGACCGACCCCAGGGCCACGTATGTATCGCCTTGCTGA
- a CDS encoding enolase C-terminal domain-like protein, which translates to MAYPKIREFRVRAVRVPMAQPHKTASGTISESPLVLTDIFADNGTVGHSMIFTYAVAALKPTADLIKNLESFVKDEPLAPAEIADKFAKRFRLLGLQGLIAMAVAAIDMALWDALARSHNTSLVRLLGATEKPIPAYGAVGYDGVAGSAQGAEAWAKRGFKGVKAKIGYATVEEDLEVVRAMRKATGSEMAIMVDYNQSLTPPEAVRRLRVLDEEGLTWVEEPVLAHDYQGHALVAREIKTPIQCGENWWGSHEMCQAIEARASDYMMPDVMKIGGVTGWVRAAALGEASGIPLSNHLWPEISAQLMCATPTAHFLEYADWWNLVLAEPLQIASGMAVVDGVVGTGVVWNEKAVERFGA; encoded by the coding sequence ATGGCCTATCCGAAGATTCGCGAGTTTCGCGTTCGTGCCGTGCGCGTGCCGATGGCGCAGCCACATAAGACGGCGAGTGGAACAATCTCCGAATCTCCGCTAGTTTTGACCGACATCTTTGCGGACAACGGCACAGTCGGGCACAGCATGATTTTCACATATGCCGTTGCTGCCTTGAAGCCAACTGCTGATCTGATCAAAAATCTTGAGTCATTCGTAAAGGATGAGCCTCTCGCGCCGGCTGAGATCGCGGATAAGTTTGCAAAGCGTTTTCGGCTTCTCGGTCTGCAAGGACTCATTGCCATGGCGGTTGCTGCCATCGACATGGCGCTGTGGGACGCTCTGGCGCGAAGCCACAACACCTCCCTCGTGCGATTGCTCGGCGCTACTGAAAAGCCGATTCCCGCATATGGAGCGGTGGGGTACGACGGCGTCGCAGGTTCGGCGCAGGGGGCCGAAGCTTGGGCAAAGCGTGGCTTCAAAGGAGTGAAAGCGAAAATCGGCTATGCAACAGTAGAGGAAGATCTTGAAGTAGTGCGGGCGATGCGGAAGGCCACCGGTAGTGAGATGGCAATCATGGTGGACTATAACCAGTCGCTTACGCCACCAGAAGCAGTACGGCGGCTCCGAGTGCTTGATGAGGAAGGGCTCACTTGGGTGGAAGAGCCAGTCTTGGCACATGACTACCAAGGTCATGCGCTGGTAGCACGTGAGATCAAGACCCCGATCCAGTGTGGGGAGAACTGGTGGGGATCGCATGAAATGTGTCAGGCAATCGAAGCGCGCGCTTCAGATTACATGATGCCGGATGTGATGAAAATTGGCGGTGTGACGGGATGGGTTCGTGCTGCGGCCCTCGGGGAGGCTTCCGGCATCCCGCTTTCGAATCATCTCTGGCCCGAGATTAGCGCACAGCTCATGTGTGCAACCCCAACGGCCCATTTCCTCGAGTACGCAGACTGGTGGAATCTGGTTCTTGCCGAACCGCTGCAGATCGCAAGTGGAATGGCCGTTGTCGACGGGGTTGTCGGAACAGGCGTGGTTTGGAACGAGAAAGCAGTGGAACGGTTCGGCGCATAG
- the sppA gene encoding signal peptide peptidase SppA, with translation MPEDFSTPPPPPPSFPYTQTPAYPPAYPYPPRQGFPPPRQRSAWFYIGIIAGSLAAVFLLVTFMVWITARSVTGSSAGLGLASNSIAVIDISGAILSPETIDSQLRKFGDDSSVKAILLHINSPGGGAAASQEIYHEVLRVRQENHKKVIASIESVGASGAYYIASACDRIYANDASVVGSIGVIMEWTNYGDLLRWAKLKNVVIHAGELKDAGDPSRDLTPKEQAYFQSLVDNMYTQFVHDVATGRHTSDEKIKPLATGQVWTGQQSLPLGLIDKVGGYRVALMETAREAGISGEPNVVRPAKNKRGLFALLADDGEDLFPNPSQMLNHAPGFYFMWK, from the coding sequence ATGCCGGAAGACTTTTCAACACCCCCACCGCCGCCGCCATCGTTTCCCTACACACAAACTCCTGCCTATCCTCCCGCCTATCCTTATCCGCCACGACAAGGCTTCCCGCCTCCGCGCCAACGCTCCGCGTGGTTTTACATCGGGATCATCGCCGGCTCCCTGGCCGCAGTATTTCTACTCGTCACGTTCATGGTCTGGATCACGGCACGTTCGGTCACCGGAAGTTCGGCTGGCCTGGGATTAGCTTCGAACAGCATCGCCGTAATCGACATCTCGGGTGCGATCCTGTCTCCTGAAACCATCGACAGTCAGCTGCGCAAGTTTGGGGATGACTCGTCGGTAAAGGCCATTCTTCTCCACATCAACTCGCCCGGCGGCGGTGCCGCTGCCTCGCAGGAGATCTACCACGAGGTCCTCCGGGTACGGCAGGAGAACCATAAGAAAGTCATCGCCTCGATCGAGTCGGTGGGCGCGTCAGGGGCGTATTACATCGCCAGCGCCTGCGACAGGATTTATGCCAACGATGCCTCGGTTGTCGGATCAATTGGAGTGATCATGGAATGGACCAACTACGGTGACCTGCTGCGCTGGGCCAAGTTGAAGAACGTGGTCATCCACGCCGGAGAGTTGAAGGACGCAGGCGACCCGAGCCGCGACCTCACTCCCAAGGAACAGGCCTACTTTCAGTCTCTGGTAGACAACATGTACACGCAGTTTGTGCATGACGTCGCGACGGGGCGTCATACCTCGGACGAGAAGATCAAACCGCTGGCGACCGGCCAGGTGTGGACGGGGCAGCAATCACTTCCACTTGGCTTGATCGACAAGGTCGGCGGCTACCGAGTGGCTCTCATGGAGACTGCCAGGGAGGCAGGAATCTCCGGGGAACCAAATGTGGTGCGCCCGGCAAAAAATAAACGAGGGCTGTTTGCACTGCTCGCCGACGACGGCGAAGACCTGTTCCCGAACCCCAGCCAAATGCTGAACCATGCTCCCGGTTTTTACTTTATGTGGAAGTAA
- a CDS encoding LysR family transcriptional regulator yields the protein MKNDLGELSAFATVAEERSFTRATARLGISQSALSHSIRGLEKRLGLQLLARTTRSVSPTAAGTTLLRELTPALERIERALANTRKQKETPSGRIRLVIPRTATKAMILPRLAQFGSSPERMVPIIPGIFPLLSQSSESTCCVCRAY from the coding sequence ATGAAGAACGACTTGGGAGAGCTTTCAGCGTTTGCAACGGTGGCGGAAGAGCGGAGCTTTACACGCGCCACAGCACGCCTGGGTATTTCACAATCCGCGCTTAGCCATTCCATTCGCGGCCTTGAGAAGAGGTTGGGACTTCAATTGCTGGCGCGAACAACGCGAAGTGTCTCTCCGACTGCGGCGGGCACGACGCTTCTCCGGGAACTGACGCCCGCATTGGAGCGGATTGAGCGAGCGCTTGCGAATACCCGGAAGCAGAAGGAAACTCCATCGGGTCGGATACGGCTTGTCATCCCGAGGACAGCGACTAAGGCGATGATTTTGCCGAGGCTGGCTCAGTTTGGTTCAAGTCCTGAAAGAATGGTGCCCATCATTCCCGGGATATTTCCTCTACTATCCCAGTCGTCGGAATCAACCTGCTGCGTTTGCCGCGCTTATTGA